One window of Siniperca chuatsi isolate FFG_IHB_CAS linkage group LG15, ASM2008510v1, whole genome shotgun sequence genomic DNA carries:
- the pacs2 gene encoding phosphofurin acidic cluster sorting protein 2 isoform X3 has product MAERSGRLSFPGSGALNRPVPMNLFATWEIDGSSPNCIPRLCSLTLKKLVVMRELDKELISVVIAVKIQGSKRILRSHEIVLPPSGSVETDLALTFSLQYPHFLKREGNKLQIMLQRRKRYKNRTILGYKTLAVGSIDMAEVMQHPTEGGQVLPLCSNQKDMLGKVAEIWIFSLSSQPIDHEEAALQGGQKIKCSDNYSEEEYESFSSEQEASDDAVQGQDLEDDEYDVRKPKKQRRSIVRTPSITRQQNFKQRVVALLKRFRVSDEVLDSEQDPAEPPPEVEEEDLDLDSVEFENPSDSGPELDDDDSVLSTPKPKLKPYFEGLSLSSSQTEIGSIHSSRSHREPPSPIDPDKTKCGGAKFPDDNVSDNISFEQPEAVTPTTELEMDNMDTFLERLPPSGKMTKTESLIISSNRQEPKLAGRRGRSTSLKERQPSRPQNERANSLDNERSLDTRCHLQIPRKTVYDQLNHILVSDNHLPDSIILINTSDWQGQYLSDMLQNHHLPVVCTCTTADIQAAFNTIVSRIQRFCNCNSQTPIPIKIAVAGAQHYLSAVLRLFVDHLSHKTPDWLGYMRFLIIPLGAHPVSKYLGTIDYRYNSLFQDAAWRDLFHKPEAPVIAQENPDVVSRVTQYMVGANGAHQLPIAEAMLTYKQKSLSVSSLGGRWQVSSSPDEDSCQKFIPFIGMVKVGLVEQTSATSGDSDDAAPLGSSLLSSTPPQMSPALKEASPTPPSSPSVTTSFCAYSSVGQAELMGLQVDYWVAPTERKKDMEKRDSSSKNTLKCNFRSLQVSRLPLGGAEPSPQPTMSMTVVTKEKNKKVMFLPKKSKDKEVESKSQVIEGISRLICTAKHQQTMLRVLIDGVEWNDVKFFQLAAQWSSHVKHFPIGIFGHSKGPY; this is encoded by the exons ATTGTGCAGTCTGACTCTGAAGAAGCTGGTTGTGATGAGAGAACTTGATAAAGAGCTGATCTCTGTGGTCATAGCTGTTAAAATCCAG ggCTCCAAACGGATTTTGAGGTCCCATGAGATAGTGCTGCCACCCAGTGGGTCTGTGGAGACTGATCTGGCTCTCACCTTTTCActgcag TACCCTCACTTCTTAAAACGAGAAGGGAACAAGCTGCAGATCATGCTGCAAAGGCGGAAGAGATACAAGAACCGAACTATCTTGGGCTACAAGACTCTTGCAGTTGGATCTATTGATATGGCCGAG GTGATGCAGCACCCGACAGAAGGAGGCCAGGTTCTGCCTCTCTGCAGCAACCAGAAAGACATGCTGGGGAAGGTGGCAGAGATCTGGATTTTCTCCCTGTCCAGTCAGCCAATAGACCACGAGGAGGCAGCCCTGCAGGGAGGACAGAAGATCAAATGTTCGG ATAACTACTCAGAGGAAGAATATGAGAGCTTCTCCTCAGAGCAGGAGGCCAGCGATGATGCCGTGCAGGGACAG GATCTCGAGGATGACGAGTACGATGTCAGAAAGCCAAAGAAGCAGAGGAGGTCGATTGTAAGGACCCCCTCCATCACCAGA CAGCAGAACTTTAAGCAGCGAGTTGTGGCTCTTCTGAAGCGGTTCAGAGTTTCAGATGAG GTACTGGACTCAGAGCAGGACCCTGCAGAGCCGCCCcctgaggtggaggaggaggacctaGACCTGGATAGTGTTGAGTTTGAGAACCCGAGTGACAGTGGCCCGGAGCTTGATGACGATGACAGCGTCCTCAGCACACCAAAACCCAAACTCAA GCCATATTTCGAGggtctctccctctccagctctcAAACTGAGATTGGCAGCATCCACAGCAGCCGGAGCCACAGGGAGCCTCCTAGCCCG ATTGACCCAGATAAAACCAAGTGTGGAGGGGCCAAATTTCCTGATGACAATGTGTCTGATAACATCTCCTTT GAGCAGCCAGAGGCAGTGACTCCAACCACAGAGCTGGAGATGGACAACATGGACACATTTTTAGAGAGACTGCCACCAAGTGGCAAAATGACCAAGACAGAGTCCCTGATCATTTCATCCAACAG GCAGGAACCGAAGTTGGCAGGGAGGCGAGGTAGGAGCACGTCACTGAAGGAGCGCCAGCCCAGCAGGCCGCAGAACGAGAGGGCCAACAGCCTGGACAACGAGCGGTCCCTGGACACACGCTGCCACCTACAG ATCCCAAGAAAGACAGTGTATGATCAACTAAACCACATCCTGGTGTCTGATAACCACCTCCCTGACAGCATCATTCTCATCAACACGTCAGACTGGCAGGGCCAG TATCTTTCAGATATGCTGCAAAACCACCATCTACCAGTGGTCTGCACCTGCACCACAGCCGACATCCaagctgcattcaacaccatcgTCTCCCGCATACAGAGATT TTGCAACTGTAACTCCCAGACACCCATCCCCATAAAGATTGCAGTGGCCGGAGCACAGCATTACCTCAGCGCTGTTCTGAGGCTTTTTGTGGACCACCTTTCCCATAAGACCCCTGACTGGCTCGGCTACATGAGGTTCCTTATCATCCCTCTAG GTGCACATCCAGTCTCTAAATATCTCGGCACTATTGACTATCGATACAACAGTTTGTTCCAAGATGCTGCCTGGAGGGACCTGTTTCACAAGCCAGAGGCTCCTGTTATTG CCCAGGAGAACCCAGACGTGGTGTCAAGGGTAACTCAGTACATGGTGGGAGCTAACGGAGCTCACCAGCTTCCCATCGCAGAGGCCATGCTCACCTACAAACAGAAGAg tctctctgtttcttcccTGGGGGGGCGATGGCAGGTTTCTTCAAG CCCTGATGAGGACTCGTGTCAGAAATTCATCCCTTTCATTGGG ATGGTGAAAGTTGGCCTCGTGGAGCAAACATCTGCAACGTCAG GTGACTCTGATGATGCAGCACCTCTGGGCTCCTCGCTgctctcctccactcctccacaAATGTCACCCGCACTCAAAGAGGCATCACCCACAccaccctcctctccctctgtcacaaCCAGCTTCTGTGCCTACAG TTCTGTAGGTCAGGCGGAACTGATGGGGCTTCAGGTGGACTACTGGGTGGCTCcaacagaaaggaagaaagacatGGAGAAGCGGGACTCCTCCTCCAAAAACACTTTGAAGTGTAATTTCCGCTCGCTGCAGGTCAGCCGGCTGCCACTGGGGGGTGCAGAGCCGAGCCCCCAGCCCACCATGTCCATGACTGTGGTGACCAAGGAGAAGAATAAGAAAG TCATGTTCCTGCCAAAAAAGAGCAAAGACAAGGAGGTGGAGTCGAAGAGTCAAGTGATCGAGGGCATCAGCCGGCTCATCTGCACTGCCAAGCACCAGCAGACCATGCTGAGAG TACTGATTGACGGCGTCGAGTGGAACGATGTCAAGTTTTTCCAGCTGGCGGCACAGTGGTCCTCACACGTCAAACATTTTCCCATCGGGATCTTTGGACACTCAAAAGGCCCTTACTAG
- the pacs2 gene encoding phosphofurin acidic cluster sorting protein 2 isoform X6: MRELDKELISVVIAVKIQGSKRILRSHEIVLPPSGSVETDLALTFSLQYPHFLKREGNKLQIMLQRRKRYKNRTILGYKTLAVGSIDMAEVMQHPTEGGQVLPLCSNQKDMLGKVAEIWIFSLSSQPIDHEEAALQGGQKIKCSDNYSEEEYESFSSEQEASDDAVQGQDLEDDEYDVRKPKKQRRSIVRTPSITRQQNFKQRVVALLKRFRVSDEVLDSEQDPAEPPPEVEEEDLDLDSVEFENPSDSGPELDDDDSVLSTPKPKLKPYFEGLSLSSSQTEIGSIHSSRSHREPPSPIDPDKTKCGGAKFPDDNVSDNISFEQPEAVTPTTELEMDNMDTFLERLPPSGKMTKTESLIISSNRQEPKLAGRRGRSTSLKERQPSRPQNERANSLDNERSLDTRCHLQIPRKTVYDQLNHILVSDNHLPDSIILINTSDWQGQYLSDMLQNHHLPVVCTCTTADIQAAFNTIVSRIQRFCNCNSQTPIPIKIAVAGAQHYLSAVLRLFVDHLSHKTPDWLGYMRFLIIPLGAHPVSKYLGTIDYRYNSLFQDAAWRDLFHKPEAPVIAQENPDVVSRVTQYMVGANGAHQLPIAEAMLTYKQKRKKSFHFDFAVSLSVSSLGGRWQVSSSPDEDSCQKFIPFIGMVKVGLVEQTSATSGDSDDAAPLGSSLLSSTPPQMSPALKEASPTPPSSPSVTTSFCAYSSVGQAELMGLQVDYWVAPTERKKDMEKRDSSSKNTLKCNFRSLQVSRLPLGGAEPSPQPTMSMTVVTKEKNKKVMFLPKKSKDKEVESKSQVIEGISRLICTAKHQQTMLRVLIDGVEWNDVKFFQLAAQWSSHVKHFPIGIFGHSKGPY; the protein is encoded by the exons ATGAGAGAACTTGATAAAGAGCTGATCTCTGTGGTCATAGCTGTTAAAATCCAG ggCTCCAAACGGATTTTGAGGTCCCATGAGATAGTGCTGCCACCCAGTGGGTCTGTGGAGACTGATCTGGCTCTCACCTTTTCActgcag TACCCTCACTTCTTAAAACGAGAAGGGAACAAGCTGCAGATCATGCTGCAAAGGCGGAAGAGATACAAGAACCGAACTATCTTGGGCTACAAGACTCTTGCAGTTGGATCTATTGATATGGCCGAG GTGATGCAGCACCCGACAGAAGGAGGCCAGGTTCTGCCTCTCTGCAGCAACCAGAAAGACATGCTGGGGAAGGTGGCAGAGATCTGGATTTTCTCCCTGTCCAGTCAGCCAATAGACCACGAGGAGGCAGCCCTGCAGGGAGGACAGAAGATCAAATGTTCGG ATAACTACTCAGAGGAAGAATATGAGAGCTTCTCCTCAGAGCAGGAGGCCAGCGATGATGCCGTGCAGGGACAG GATCTCGAGGATGACGAGTACGATGTCAGAAAGCCAAAGAAGCAGAGGAGGTCGATTGTAAGGACCCCCTCCATCACCAGA CAGCAGAACTTTAAGCAGCGAGTTGTGGCTCTTCTGAAGCGGTTCAGAGTTTCAGATGAG GTACTGGACTCAGAGCAGGACCCTGCAGAGCCGCCCcctgaggtggaggaggaggacctaGACCTGGATAGTGTTGAGTTTGAGAACCCGAGTGACAGTGGCCCGGAGCTTGATGACGATGACAGCGTCCTCAGCACACCAAAACCCAAACTCAA GCCATATTTCGAGggtctctccctctccagctctcAAACTGAGATTGGCAGCATCCACAGCAGCCGGAGCCACAGGGAGCCTCCTAGCCCG ATTGACCCAGATAAAACCAAGTGTGGAGGGGCCAAATTTCCTGATGACAATGTGTCTGATAACATCTCCTTT GAGCAGCCAGAGGCAGTGACTCCAACCACAGAGCTGGAGATGGACAACATGGACACATTTTTAGAGAGACTGCCACCAAGTGGCAAAATGACCAAGACAGAGTCCCTGATCATTTCATCCAACAG GCAGGAACCGAAGTTGGCAGGGAGGCGAGGTAGGAGCACGTCACTGAAGGAGCGCCAGCCCAGCAGGCCGCAGAACGAGAGGGCCAACAGCCTGGACAACGAGCGGTCCCTGGACACACGCTGCCACCTACAG ATCCCAAGAAAGACAGTGTATGATCAACTAAACCACATCCTGGTGTCTGATAACCACCTCCCTGACAGCATCATTCTCATCAACACGTCAGACTGGCAGGGCCAG TATCTTTCAGATATGCTGCAAAACCACCATCTACCAGTGGTCTGCACCTGCACCACAGCCGACATCCaagctgcattcaacaccatcgTCTCCCGCATACAGAGATT TTGCAACTGTAACTCCCAGACACCCATCCCCATAAAGATTGCAGTGGCCGGAGCACAGCATTACCTCAGCGCTGTTCTGAGGCTTTTTGTGGACCACCTTTCCCATAAGACCCCTGACTGGCTCGGCTACATGAGGTTCCTTATCATCCCTCTAG GTGCACATCCAGTCTCTAAATATCTCGGCACTATTGACTATCGATACAACAGTTTGTTCCAAGATGCTGCCTGGAGGGACCTGTTTCACAAGCCAGAGGCTCCTGTTATTG CCCAGGAGAACCCAGACGTGGTGTCAAGGGTAACTCAGTACATGGTGGGAGCTAACGGAGCTCACCAGCTTCCCATCGCAGAGGCCATGCTCACCTACAAACAGAAGAg gaaaaagagctttcattttgattttgcaGTAAG tctctctgtttcttcccTGGGGGGGCGATGGCAGGTTTCTTCAAG CCCTGATGAGGACTCGTGTCAGAAATTCATCCCTTTCATTGGG ATGGTGAAAGTTGGCCTCGTGGAGCAAACATCTGCAACGTCAG GTGACTCTGATGATGCAGCACCTCTGGGCTCCTCGCTgctctcctccactcctccacaAATGTCACCCGCACTCAAAGAGGCATCACCCACAccaccctcctctccctctgtcacaaCCAGCTTCTGTGCCTACAG TTCTGTAGGTCAGGCGGAACTGATGGGGCTTCAGGTGGACTACTGGGTGGCTCcaacagaaaggaagaaagacatGGAGAAGCGGGACTCCTCCTCCAAAAACACTTTGAAGTGTAATTTCCGCTCGCTGCAGGTCAGCCGGCTGCCACTGGGGGGTGCAGAGCCGAGCCCCCAGCCCACCATGTCCATGACTGTGGTGACCAAGGAGAAGAATAAGAAAG TCATGTTCCTGCCAAAAAAGAGCAAAGACAAGGAGGTGGAGTCGAAGAGTCAAGTGATCGAGGGCATCAGCCGGCTCATCTGCACTGCCAAGCACCAGCAGACCATGCTGAGAG TACTGATTGACGGCGTCGAGTGGAACGATGTCAAGTTTTTCCAGCTGGCGGCACAGTGGTCCTCACACGTCAAACATTTTCCCATCGGGATCTTTGGACACTCAAAAGGCCCTTACTAG